A DNA window from Nycticebus coucang isolate mNycCou1 chromosome 1, mNycCou1.pri, whole genome shotgun sequence contains the following coding sequences:
- the LOC128580524 gene encoding growth-regulated protein homolog gamma-like codes for MARAAPRVPRLLRAALLLLLLVAAGRQAAGAPVVAELRCQCLQTVQGIHLKNIQSVKVTPPGPHCAQTEVVAQLKNGQEACLNPAAPMVKRIIEKRLDRRSSSN; via the exons ATGGCCCGCGCCGCCCCCCGCGTCCCCCGGCTCCTGCGGGccgcgctgctgctgctgctcctggtcGCCGCCGGCCGCCAAGCAGCAG GGGCGCCCGTGGTCGCCGAGCTGCGCTGCCAGTGCCTGCAGACCGTGCAGGGCATTCACCTCAAGAACATCCAGAGTGTGAAGGTGACGCCCCCGGGCCCCCACTGCGCCCAGACCGAAGTCGT AGCCCAGCTCAAGAACGGGCAGGAGGCTTGTCTCAACCCCGCGGCCCCCATGGTCAAGAGGATCATTGAGAAGAGGCTGGACAG GAGGAGCAGCAGCAACTGA
- the LOC128580391 gene encoding platelet basic protein-like produces the protein MSRRPSATTSSHRARPLCALHVLLLLSLLLAALVPSTIGGGVYQEENYQTIGLQCQCVQASADSFPGQPGYGFLQVSDPLRQTMSSSHIEVLKHPMSQSGATVVKKVVKSMV, from the exons ATGAGCCGCAGACCCAGTGCCACCACCTCCTCTCACAGAGCCAGGCCACTGTGTGCCCTGcatgtgctgctgctgctgtcactGCTCCTGGCCGCTCTGGTTCCCTCCACCATTGGAGGAGGAG TTTaccaagaagaaaattaccagacTATTGGGCTGCAGTGCCAATGTGTGCAGGCTTCTGCAGATTCATTCCCGGGGCAGCCAGGATATGGATTTCTTCAAGTCTCTGACCCACTGCGACAAACTATGAGTAGT AGCCACATAGAAGTTCTGAAGCATCCAATGTCTCAATCTGGAGCTACCGTGGTCAAGAAGGTAGTCAAGAGCATGGTGTAA